In the genome of Sphingobium yanoikuyae, the window CGCCGGTATCGGTATAGTGCTCATGCAACGGAAGGTTGCCGGCGCCCAGGACAAGCCCGTCGAGCACGTAAGGCGCTTCACCTGCCGTCGCGGACATGATCCGTGATCCGAATGATGCGAAGTGATCGGAAAGGTGAGAATAGATTTTCACGCCAGGTTCGGCGCCATATTTGGCATTGACGTCCGCCGCCCCTGAACGGCTCCGCCCCGACCGGAAGAACTGGCCATCGGATGACGAACTGGTGCCAGCGCCCCAATGCCGCGCGAAGGGTAATTCGTGATGGGCTGAGATGATCATGGCCAGCGCGGCCTGATAGTTCTCGGGTGAAAGATACCAGTTGTGGGTCCATGCGAGTTGGGCATAGCTGACGCCTTCGCTGGCATTGGCCATCCGCTCCAGCCCGAGGTTGGTGCCATCAGCCAGAATTGCGGCGAGTACCGTGCTGGGGTTGTCGTGCTCCTTGCCTGAGCGCAGGTCACGGAATGCGTTCAAAAAACCAGTGCGTTCGGCGACTTCAAGCAGCAGCTCGGTGATGCGCACGCGGGGAAGCAGGGTATCGAGCTTGCGATCGAGGGCTTCAGCTTCCGGTGGGGTGACAGGCGGCATTTGCTGAAGCTTGAGCCGGTCTCGTTCGAGCGACACTCCCTCAAGCTTGTTTGTTTTCAACTGCTTGGCAAATCGGCGCAGCCGCCAGTCAAGATTTCGTGCCCGGTCAGCGAGGTAGGATGCAGCATTTGAATCGAACGGAAGCACATCCGCCACTTTGGCGGCGTCGCGCCGACCCAGCAAATAGGCATCGAAGCGCTGATAGTTGCGGGTTCCCTCGATCCATACATCACCGGCGCGCAAACGATCACGCAAGGTTGCCATGATCGCAATTTCATAACGTCGGCGGTCGATACGGCCGCTTTCGGTGATGAGACGCTTCCACTGCCGATTGGGGAATGGCAGTGGAACGCCATCGGGAAGGTCGCGCGACTTTCGTGTGTTCGCATCGCGAATGACATCGATGGCTTTGATCAGTGCCGTCCCTGTTCCAGACGCCTTGAAGGTGAAGGCGTCCAGAAATGCCGGGCTGAAACGCCGTAGCGTGGCGTAACGCTCGGTTGCCGTTACCAGTGCGTCCTCGCCGGCAAGATCAGCAAGGGCATCTACTTGGGCCTTTGCCGCAACAAGCCGGTGCCAGCCCACCGCTTCGTCAATCAATTCGAGCGGATCGCCGCCATTCTGGACAGCCTCATCAAGTGCTGTAATCGTGGCGCCAAACAGCCGCATGAGTTGCCCCACCGACTGAATACTATCTTGGTAGCGACGCTCGCGCCCACGCCGCGCGCGCGTGAACATGCCGCCGATAAGTCGGTCAAACATTTGGATCGCGGCATCGGCAAGTCTGGCCTCAAGGTCGATCACTGCGGCCGTCAACGTCGCCCGCCTGCGATTGACGCTGTAATCCGAAAGCAGGAATGCCGGTGCCACGCCGCCCTCGCGGACAAATTGGGCAAAGCGGAATTCCGGAATGGCGCCCCCAACTACCGGGTGGATACCTATGCCGCGAACATAGCGCAGGCGCTCAAGCAAGCCATTGATATTGGCCGCAGTCGGGGCTTCTTCGAAATTACGCAACCACGCCAGCGGTGTCATGCCGAAATCCGGGTTGTTGATTACGAGTTCGTCTAGCCGTGTCAGTTCAGCAGAGCTGAGGCCTTCGACGATTGCGGCTGCGGCAGCTTTGCGTGCGCGTGCCCGGCCAGCAAGACCGGCGCGTTCCAGTGTGTCGCCTGACGGAAGAATGAACCGCTCACCCTTCAGGCCAACCATGAGGGCGCGAACAATCGGTTCACCTCTGTCTGTATACTCGGCGGCTTGCGCGGCAAGATTCAGGGCAAGTGCCAGGTCGCCGCGTCGAAACGGGCGTATGCCAAGATAACGCGCCACGAGATCGGCATGATCGGTACGGGTTTGCGCGCGCTGACCATATGCAGAGAAGGAGGAAGGATCGACGAATAACTGTGCCGCGAGGTACTGAAGAATGACGTCGGGAAGCCCGATCTCGGGTTGCAGACCAAAGCCGGGATGTCGCATCAAAGCGATTTGTGCAGCCAGACCGAGGCGATTTGCTGGACCATAGCGGCGCCCAACCAATTCAACATCTTCCGCAGAAAGGGTATAATGCCCAATGATCGCGGTTTCTTGGACAGGAGGATCGAACAGGCGCCGGCGCTCGTCTCCGGTCAGAAGTCGGCGTCGTGCCATTTTGCTCTCCCGCTGAGGCGAATAACAAAATTGACACCAAAGCGGCTTGCACTGGAGGGAGGCCATTCGTTGCCGGTTGATCCCCGAGCAATCACCCGGCGCAGCAAGACAGTTTGGCGACATCCTTATCAAACGTTTGGGCCGCCAGTTTGAGGCCTTCCACAGTGGTCAGGTAAGGAAATATCGTTGCACCCAATTCCAGGGTGGTCATGCCGTGTTTGATCGCCAGCACCAGTGTCTGGATCGAATCCGCGCCTTCGGGTGCCATGATCTGGCCGCCCAGCAAACGGTCGTTCGCCTTGTCGGCAATCAGTTTGATGAGACCCCGCGTATCGCGTGCTGCCAGTGCCCTTGGCACAGCATCGAGCGGGAGCAGCGAAACCTTGATGTCCAGGCCTTGCGCCCGTGCTGTCGTTTCAGTGAGGCCGGCGCTGGCGACTTGCGGGTCGGTGAAGACGACGGATGGCATGGAGGAATTGTCGTAGCGGTATTGGTTGCCCGTCACCGCGTTGCGCGCGGCCAGTTTTGCGCCATAGGCGGCCATGTAGACGAACTGGTCCCGTCCCGTTACATCGCCCGCCGCGTAAATGCCTGGAACCGACGTTTCGAGGTGGTCATCGACGACGATTCCACCATTACGGGCAAGCACTATGCCGCGCTCCTCCAGCCCAAGCCCGTCGCTATTGGGTCGGCGTCCGGTGGCGATGAGCACCTGTTCCGCCGCGACGGTGTCACAATGCCCCTCGCAGGTCAATTCGACCCCGCTCTGTGTTTGGGCGATACGCTGATAGCCGACACCTGCGCAAACCCGCACGCCCTCGGCTTCCAAATAGTTTTTCAGCGCGGCACTCACTTCCGGGTCCATTTCGGGGAGCAGGCGGCTTCGGCAGCAGATGGTGACATCAACGCCCAGACGCGAAAACATCTGTCCCAGTTCTACCCCGATCACCCCGCCACCGATCACCAGCAGCGATTTGGGCAAGCGATCCAGCGCCAGCGCCGATGTGCTGGTTAGGTAGGGCACGCTGTCCATCCCCGGAATCGGCGGCACGGCGGCGTGCGCACCCATCGCCAATATGACCTTGCCGACCTTCATGGGCGCATCGCCGACAATCAGCGCACCATCGGCAAAGCGTGCCTTGCCCTCGATATAGCTCACACCGTCATAGGCGGGCAGCAGATCGACATATTTTTTTTGGCGCAGCGTCGTGACAAGATCGTCCTTCGACGCCGCCAATACGGACCAGTCATCCATCTGGACAGCGCCCCCAAGGCCGGGAAAGCGCGCGGCGGCAAGCCCACCATGCACCGCTTCGGCGGCGCGGATCAGCGTCTTGGAAGGAACGCAGCCAACATTGACACAGGTGCCGCCAATCGTGCCGTGACCGACGAGCGCCACTTTCGCGCCCAGATCGGCAGCGGCGATCGCGGCGGAGTACCCGGCAGAACCCGCGCCGATGACGGCCACGTCAAATCCTTCCTGCCCGGGGCGGTTGCAACAGTCGTTCATTGCTTATCGCTTTCTTGAGGCGCTGGCGGCGCCCCGCTCAGTTTTGAATAGCGCGCGCCGGATAACCCGCGTTGGTTGATGCAGCGGCAATCGCAGCAGCATTGGTGCGGCGCGGGTTATAGGTTGCGCGCGCGGTCTTGGCTGCGAAATCGACCGTGACCGCCGTTACCCCGGCGACGCCTTCCATCGCCTTCTTCACGGTGATCGGGCAGGTGGCGCAGGTCATGTTCTCTATGGCAAAGGTGGTTTGCTTCTGAGCGGTTGCGGTAGCCGCGGGGCGATCTTGCGCCGTGCCACTAACTGCATAGGCGACCCCGCCGCCAGCCATAGCCAGCACGGCCATAGCGATACATACTGTCTTTTTCATGGGTATTTCCTTTCAATAGAACCAGGGTGCCCACCAGTCGATGGTGAGCGCCAGGATGGCGACGGCAAGGCCCAGCCACAGCACCGCCTTGGTGGTCCAAGCCGATTGTGGACGAGCGCAGTAGGAACCGTCTTCACAGGGCGGTTTCGGCTTGAAATAGACATGCCAGAAGCCGTAGCCGAGCAGCGCGAGCGTTACGCCTGCGACATAGGGCTTGTAAGGTTCGAGCGCCGTCAGGTTGGCGATCCACGCGCCGGAAATTCCGAGCATAACCAACAGTAGCGGGACGACGCAGCAAGCCGAGGCGAGCCCCGCGCCGATCAATGCGCCCGCCGCAACCCAGTTTGCCTGCTTCGGCTCGTGGTTTTCGGTGAGGGCTGGCTGTCCCGCTTCCGGCGTTGAGACCATGGCTTGAATCCCTTGTTCCAACTGAGTGATTCGCAGTGTAGGCTCTGTAGCCACTACAGACTCAAGAGGTATTTTCATGGAGCAACAGGTCGGCATCTTGCGTGCCCAGCTTGCCCGGAAAACAGGCTGCAATCTCGAAACCATCCGCTATTACGAGAAGGTGGGATTGCTGCCGGGGCCGCCTCGCAGTTCCAACGGCTACCGCGTCTATTCGCCGGAACTGGTGCAAAGGTTGCAGTTCATCCTGCGCGCGCGCGACCTTGGCTATGCAATGGATGAGATACGGTCATTGTTGTCGCTCACCGATACCGGTGCACAAACCTGCGCGGAGGTTATGGCGAGAACCGAACTCCACCTTGAAGATGTCCGCCGCCGCATTGCAGATTTGCAGAAGATAGAGGTGACGCTGGCGACCACGTTAGCCAGATGCACTGGAGATGACGTTGCCGAATGTCCCATCCTGGAAGCACTCCAGTTTTTACCCCATCAAGGCAATTGACGCCATCTTTGAGGGATTTGATTTTGTGATGTCAGCTTGGAGTATAGCCTAACCGGACGTCAGGATGCAGCGGCGGTTTCTGTCAGGATAGGGTTATGGCAAGCATTTATTGACGCATGTTCCGCCGTGTCATAGAATTCAACCTGACATTTTGACCGGAGGCGGCGATGAAAGGCCAGAGGATCGGTTACGTCCGGGTGAGCACATTCGATCAGAATGTCGATCGCCAGTTGGACGGGCAGTCGCTCGACCGGATTTTCACCGACAAGGCATCGGGCAAGGACATCAACCGCCCCGAACTCGATGCCATGCTCGCCTTCGCCCGCGAGGGTGACACCGTCGTGGTCCACAGCATGGATCGATTGGCGCGTAATCTCGACGATCTGCGCAAACTGGTTCAGTCCCTCACCAAAAGAGGCGTCCGGATCGAGTTCGTGAAGGAAAGCCTGGCCTTCTCGGGCGAGGATTCTCCGATGGCCAACCTGATGCTCTCGGTCATGGGTGCGTTCGCCGAATTCGAGCGCGCCCTGATCCGGGAGCGGCAGCGCGAAGGCATTGCGGTCGCCAGACAACGCGGTGCTTATCGCGGGCGGAAACGTTCCCTCTCCGACGAAATGGTCGCCGAGCTGCACCGCCGTGTTGATGACGGCGAGCGCAAGGCCGTCATCGCCCGTGACCTGGGGATCAGTCGCGAAACCCTCTACCAGTATCTCCGCGCTGCCACCTGAGCCGGTTTCACCCAGCCTCGCTCACCCTTAGGCTTGTCTGATTGATACGACCAATGTCACGTCTCTTGAATTGCTTGAATCATATCAATGAGGATTGGAGGTCTCCTTCGTCAAACGAATGGCAAGAGCGCGACCGATTGCCGCTGCGGCGACTGGCTGGACGGCGCTTGGCGGAAATGGTGCAACCGAACTAGCATTGATCTCGCAAAGCGCATAGGAGCCATCGCTGATGGCTTCACCAAGGCGAAATAGGAAGTCGGCGTCCCAAAGAAGCGGAAGATCGTGGTCGGCGATCGACAGCAACCTTTGCATCTCTGGAATCCAGCGATCCTCCATCGCTTTCCGTAAGGCTGCGAAGCGCGTCACCTCCGGTCCGAACATGGCGCGGCCCATCGGCTGTGGGGTTGACGACGTTGTATCAATGGCCGTTGGCGTCATCAGCGCAGTGATCAGGTTGTGCCCAAAGCCAACCACTCGGTGCCCGCACACGTAGCAGCGGACCATGCCCTCGGACGACTGCGGCTGATAAGCCTGATCGATCAGCACGCCGCCGTCGTTTAGAAACGGCACCCACCTTTCCAAGCACTCGGCTAGGCTGATGCGCTCCGATTTGCTTCCTTGGCGGGCCTCTTGAACTTTCACCGACGTTTTCAAAGCCGGAGCGTTTCCCGCTTCGTCTAGTTGGACACGCCATACATTCCTGCCGCCGTTGCCGTAGTTCGGCTTCAGCACGCGCGGGCCTGCGGCAAGATGTTCGGGGAAACGAGCGCGAAGGCCTTCAGCGTCCACGTATCGATTGACATCGCTGCCCCATTCCATGGATCGCGTTGTGTAGAGCACTTCCTTGACGCCGATTTTGGCGATCACGTCAGGATGCGCGCTGACGACAACGCCGCACCCCGCGACTTCGCGCAGCATTGGATCGAGCTGCGAGCGGTCGCCTGAAATGTCCAACGGATTCACCCAGACCAGCACTGCGTCGCACGACAGCAGCTCGTCCCGAATCTCGCGAACCGCCTCGTCCCTGTACAGTACAGGCCTTGCGGTCGCCCCGAGCGCCCGCAAGGCCTGCATTATCGGCCACTGCCGGGCTTCATGAAAGCGATGCGTCCACTCGGCTGCTTGCCCACGCCAAAGAAGAGCGATGTTCGGGCCGGATGTCATTGTTGCATCTCCCCATCGGACCTGTCCCCTTTGTGGTCGCGAACTCAGGTGTCGCGCAGCAGTGGGTGTTAAGCCACGGCGGTCGGGTTCAGCCGCCGCCGCGCAAAGCCGCGGCATAGCGCCGGTCGACCACTTCCCAGTCGATGTTGCGGAAGAAGGCGTCGACATATTTGGCGGCGGCGGTGCCGTAATCCATGTGGAAACTGTGCTCGTACATATCGAGCGCGAGCAGCGGCACGCCGGCAATCGCACCGTGCATATGATCCCACGCCCAATGGTTGTGCAGCGAGCGCGTGTGGAGATTGTAGACGAGCACGCACCAGCCCGATCCGCCGGCAAGGCTCATCCCGGTACGGCGGAAGTCGGCTTCCCAGCGGTCGAACGAGCCGAACGCCGCGCCCAGCGCGTCGCGGATGGAACCGGCTGCCTGGCCGTTGCCGCCGAGCCCGTCGAAATAGACCTCATGGAGCACGACCGAGCCGGTGCGGTGCAGCTCCTCGCGCTTCAATCCGCCATAGACCACCGGCGGCAGGTCCGTGTCAGCGAGCGCGGCGGCAAGTCGTGTCTCGATCATATTCAGGGCCTTGACCGAGCCCGCATAATTGTTCTCGTGGTGCGATGTGATCAGCCTTTCGGAGAGGCCGTGAAGCCTGGCGGGATTGAACCTGAGCGGCTTGACCTGATGATTTCCGGCAAAGGCGGGGACAGCCGCCGGCGCTGCGGCCGGCGTCTGCGCAGAGGCTTCGTTGATAGTCATGGCGGCGGCTCCGATGCCAAGAGTTGCGATTGCACTGCGTCGGGAAAGATGGTCGATCGTCACGCGTCACTCCTTCAGATGATCATTACATATGCGGCCCCGAGGACCGAGCAGACGCCGAGCACCGGCAGCATGCCGGCCTTGAACCGGAACATGGCGAGTATCGCACCCACCGCGAGCGCCAGCGCCGGCCAGTTGACGGACGTTAGGACTGGGAGATCGATGGTGCCGGCTGCGAACGGCACTTCGCGGACTTGCTCGAACAGAGTGTGGATACCAAACCAGACCGCCAGATTGAGGATCACGCCGACCACTGCGGCGGTGATCGCCGAAAGCGCGGCCGACAATGCGCGGTTGCCGCGCAGCCGCTCGATGAATGGCGCGCCGGCGAAGATCCACAGGAAGCATGGCAGGAAGGTAACCCAGGTGGTGAGGATTGCGCCGAAGGTCGCGGCGACGAGCGGCGGCAGCCCGGTCGCTTCGCGGAAGGCCGCGAGGAAGCCGACGAACTGCGTCACCATGATCAGCGGCCCGGGCGTGGTCTCGGCCATGCCGAGCCCGTCGAGCATCTCGCCGGGCTGGAGCCAGCCATAGGTCTCGACTGCCTCCTGCGCGACATAGGCGAGCACCGCATAGGCGCCGCCGAAGGTCACCACCGCCATCTGGCTGAAGAAGGTGGCGATGCGGCTGAACACGTCGTCGGGGCCGAACGCGAACAGCAGCGCTGCGACCGGCCCGAGCCAGAGCAGCAGCAGGACGCCGGAGATGCGCAGCGACCAAGAGAGGTTCGGCCGGGCATGGTCGGGAAGGCCCTCGCCAAGAGCGGTGTCGCGGTCGTGGATTATCTCAGCGCCGGCGGGACCATGTCCGCCGCCGCCCTTGAATGCGGCGTAACCAGCGCGGCCACTGAAGAAGCCGATCAGCGCGGCGGCAAGCACGATCAGCGGGAAGGGCACGTCGAGCACGAAGATCGCGACGAACGCCAGCGCGGCAAAACCGCGCATGACGTTGTTCTTCAAGGCACGCGAACCCACCCGGACCACCGCCTGTAGCACCACCGCCAGCACGGCGGCCTTCAATCCGAAGAACAATCCCTCGACCAGCGGCACTTCGCCGAGCAGCACATAGACATAGCTGAGCCCTAAAATCGCGAGGAAGCCGGGCAGCACGAATAGCGCGCCCGCGACCAGGCCGCCCTTGGTCTTATGGAGCAACCAGCCAATATAGACAGCTAGCTGTTGCGCTTCAGGGCCGGGCAGCAGCATGCAATAGTTGAGCGCGTGGAGGAACCGCTCCTCGCCGATCCAGCGCTTCTCCTCGACCAGGATGCGATGCATCACCGCTATCTGGCCCGCCGGTCCGCCGAAGCTGAGCAGCGCGACCCTGATCCAGACGCGCACCGCCTCGCCAAAGCTGATGCCGTGCTCGTGCAGCGTCTCGACTGCGATTTCAGCGCGTGCGCTGGCCTCCATCTTTAGTCCTCTTTTCGCCGGGTGAAGTGAGCATAGAATCCGTCGAGCGCGGTCGATCCGCGCGCGATCCGCTCCTCGTCGTCGTCGGTGCCGGCACAGATGCCGGCGATAAGCGCGCTCACTCCCGGAGTTTCCGGGCGCTCGAACCGAGCATCGGCAATATCAAGGTCGTGAACAATTTCGCCGAGCGCCCGCAGCGCGGGGTCGGTCTCGAGACCGGTGAGGAACACCAAGGTCTCGAAGGAGCAGCGGTCGCCTTCGTGGGTGAACTCAGCGTCCGCCATGTCGAACCTCAGTTCGTCAGGCTCCGGCACATATCCTTTGCCCTCGACGAACTTGAAGCTCGCCTCGGGGTCGATGAAGCGGCGAATGAGCCAGGCGGACGCGATGCGATCGACATGGACATGGCGGCGCGTCACCCAAACGCGGCGCTTTAGCTCCGCCGGGGTCAGCTCGGGCGCACCGGGGCCGCTCACATCGGGATGTTGGTGAGAGCGGCGGTCCGCCTCGGTGATGGCGGCCTGTGCCGCCTGCCGACCATGCGCACCGAAAAAGTCGATCGCGGCGACCTCGTTCAGGCGTTTGCGCAGGCGGCCCACATCCGCCGCCGCGACATACTCGCCCTCACACAGCGCGCGCGCCTCGCGTGCCAACTCCTCATAGTCGGCGTCACGCGCAGCGTCGAACACTCCGCGCAGCTCCGCATCGCCCATGCCGCCGACAAGGCGCGCTTCGAGGATCAGCGCCTCGCCGCCATTTTCGGTGATCTCGCGATGCAGTTCTTCGAACAGCGCGCGCGTGTCCTCGCGATTGGGGAGCGCATGGACGGCGTTCTTGAGCGGCGCGGCCCCGATCGCCTGCAAACGCCGCCAGACCTTCACCCGCAAATAGGCAGGCTTAGCCGGAAGCTGCGGGATCAGGAGCAACCAAGGGGAAGCTTGTGTGTTTGTCATAGTTGTATCGTCACTAGCCTACAAGTGTAAGGGTTGCATCACAAGCCTCATGAGCATAGGACTGCTTATCCCGAAGAAAGAAACCGGAGCGTAATGTCGCGGCTCGCCGGCGGCGCGCTCGCATGACGTGAGGCTTTCCGTGTCGAGTGCGCTGATGAAGGATCAATTATGCTGAAAAAGACCATCGCCTTGGGATTCGCCAGCCTCCTGCTGGCAAGCCCGGCATGGGCAGCGCCGGACTGGTCGGCTGTCGACCGGGCGATAGGACGAGCGGGGGCCGAACAGCCGGGGGGCGTTCACCGCTACAGCTTCCCGCGTTCGGACCTGAGCGTCACGCTGGATGGGGTGACGATCAAGCCCTCCCTCGCGCTCGGCTCTTGGGCGGCGTTTCAGCCGATGGGCGACGAGGCGATGGTGATGGGCGATCTCGTGCTGACCCACGACGAGGTGAACCCCGTTTTGAGCCGCCTGCTCGCAAGCGGTTTTACGATCACCGCGCTCCACAATCACCTGCTCCGCCCTTCGCCTGCGACCATGTACATGCACATTGCCGGCCACGGCGACCCGGTGAAGCTCGCGGCCGCGCTCCGGCAAGCGCTATCAGCCAGTCGGACCCCGCTCGCCGCGCCGCAATCGCCTTCGGCCAGCGCAGCCGCATCGCGGCTCGACCTCGATGTGGCCGCGCTCAACCGGTTGATGGGCGGTGAGGGCAAGACGGCCGGTGGCATCCTCCAATACAGCTTTCCGCGCGCCGAGCGGCTGATGGACGGCGATATGGAGACTCCGCCGACGATGGGCACGGCGACCGCGATCAACTTTCAGCCAACCGGGGACGGCCGAGCCGCCATCACCGGCGATTTCGTACTTGTCGCAAACGAGGTCGATCCGGTCCTGCGCGTGCTGCGGACGAACGGGATCGAGGTCACGGCGCTGCATAATCATATGCTAAACGACGAGCCGCGGCTGTTCTTCATGCACTTCTGGGCCAACGACGACGCAGCCAAGCTCGCCCGTGGGCTGCGCGCGGCGCTCGACAGGATGAACAATCAGAGGAGTTGAACTCGGACGACGGCTCATTGGGCCGTAACCGCCGCCCGCCCGACCCCACGGCCCTTATGCAGGAAGTGGAATGGAACATGGGTAGCAAACGAACTCTCACTGTTGTCGCAGGCGTGGGCGCGGCCGCGCTGGCGATCGCGGGCGTGGCGATCGCGCAAAACCACGAGGCGAACGAAAACCGGATAATCGGCAAGCACAGCGAACGAGACATCCCGCTTGCTCAGGTGCCCGAGGCCGCGATGAACGCGGCACGCGCGCAACTCGCGTCAATAAGCAAAGCGGAGCAAGTCACCCGAAAGGCGGACGGAAGCACGCTCTATGAAATCAAGGGCAAGAACAGCGACGGAAAGACGATCGAACTGTTCGTCACGCCCGAAGGCCAGGTGCTCGGCCGCGAATGATGGATCAGCACGGGGCGCCGGCCGTCGAGGGCCGTGCGCCCCTTCCGAAATGATACTGCGGAATAGGAGACGAAAATGCGGCCAAGGCGATGGATATTGTTATGCGCCGCTTTGGCCGCCCTGCCTGATAGTGCGATCGGCCAAACCGAACCCGCGTCGGCGACGGGCTCGGCGTTGTTCGTAAGCTGTCAAGCGAATGAGCCGCGATGCGGCGCTTACCTCCAAGGCGTGCTCGACATGATGATCGTCGCGCGAAAAGCGGAATGCCGCGCTCCACGCTATGACCGATCGGCGCTGCGCGCGGCATATTTACGCTGGGCGGAGCAGAATAGCTATTTTATGAGTGTTCATATGGTGGCCGGAGCTGAACGCTCGTTAGCGAAGGCTTGGCCATGTCAGTAGCATCGTACCCCGCGGCGTAGCCTGCCCGGCGGCTGCCTTTGAGGGCAGGCGGAGCGTCCGCCTGGCGGTGAATTCCGCCAGCTCAACGATCCCATGTCGCGCCTCAAGCTCGCTAATTAGCCGATGTTCGCATTATGTCTGCCAAATCGTTGTCTGGCGCACAAACCTTGAGGTGACGCCTACCGCATTTCCCATTTCCGTCGTGGGCCTTCCTCTCTCTAAGCACGGGCATCGGTCGAAACCTGCCCCAACGTACGCCGAGGGTTACCCATCTTGCCTGGTCTTCGCGGCACGCCCATCAGGTCCAATAACTTGAGATGCCGTCGTCATGCGGGCTGCATACGTCGCCCGATGTCCCAGACAAATCCCACCAATTCGCGAGCGATCGCCGTGATGAGCTTCGGCAAGGGCTTCCCGGACGCAGCCAACATCCGGTAGCGCTGGCACAGTCGGACTTGTGCTTTCCAGGCGATGGCTTTGACTTCATCCGGCAGTCCCTCGACCCGGGCTCGATAGCGGCGTTCTTCCCGCGCTGGCAGTCGATAGGACCAGGCCGCCTCCACCAACATTGCTCGCGCTTCGCGGTTGCCGGTCTTCGTTATTGCGCCTCGGCGCGTCCGGGCACCACTCGACGCTTCAGACGGGACCAGCCCCAGCCAACCCATGAGCTGTTTTGGGGTATCGAACCGACCAAGGTCGCCTATTTCTGCAACTAAGGTGGCGGCGACAATCAAGCCGACACCCCGCAAGGCCTGCAGAGCCTGAACCAACGGCGCCAGCGACCAATAGGGCAATGCCTCCACCAGCATTGCATCCAGTCGGTCGCAGCGCTGCTGTGCTTCCTCGATCCGGCGGATGCTCTCGCCGAATACGAATTGCTGGTGAGGTGCATCAAACGCCTGCTCACCGAGCCAGCGCCAGTGCGCCTTGGTCCAATTGGATCGACCGGCGAACTTGCGCCCATGGCGCAGAAGGAAGCTCAACAACATCTGCCGGCCAGCAACCAAATCGTGTTTCGCCTGGCGTCGCCCACGAATCAGATCACGGATAGCCTCGTGTGC includes:
- a CDS encoding Rap1a/Tai family immunity protein gives rise to the protein MRPRRWILLCAALAALPDSAIGQTEPASATGSALFVSCQANEPRCGAYLQGVLDMMIVARKAECRAPRYDRSALRAAYLRWAEQNSYFMSVHMVAGAERSLAKAWPCQ
- a CDS encoding PepSY domain-containing protein, with amino-acid sequence MNSDDGSLGRNRRPPDPTALMQEVEWNMGSKRTLTVVAGVGAAALAIAGVAIAQNHEANENRIIGKHSERDIPLAQVPEAAMNAARAQLASISKAEQVTRKADGSTLYEIKGKNSDGKTIELFVTPEGQVLGRE
- a CDS encoding DUF1259 domain-containing protein, with amino-acid sequence MLKKTIALGFASLLLASPAWAAPDWSAVDRAIGRAGAEQPGGVHRYSFPRSDLSVTLDGVTIKPSLALGSWAAFQPMGDEAMVMGDLVLTHDEVNPVLSRLLASGFTITALHNHLLRPSPATMYMHIAGHGDPVKLAAALRQALSASRTPLAAPQSPSASAAASRLDLDVAALNRLMGGEGKTAGGILQYSFPRAERLMDGDMETPPTMGTATAINFQPTGDGRAAITGDFVLVANEVDPVLRVLRTNGIEVTALHNHMLNDEPRLFFMHFWANDDAAKLARGLRAALDRMNNQRS
- a CDS encoding IS110 family transposase, with product MSISKFVGLDVHKETIAVALADDGRTGEIRFYGTIPNTQDSIRRLVARLSSPDVALHFCYEAGGCGYGIHRQLVDLGAECSVIAPSVMPRKPADRIKTDRRDAMTLARLLRSGELTAIWVPDEAHEAIRDLIRGRRQAKHDLVAGRQMLLSFLLRHGRKFAGRSNWTKAHWRWLGEQAFDAPHQQFVFGESIRRIEEAQQRCDRLDAMLVEALPYWSLAPLVQALQALRGVGLIVAATLVAEIGDLGRFDTPKQLMGWLGLVPSEASSGARTRRGAITKTGNREARAMLVEAAWSYRLPAREERRYRARVEGLPDEVKAIAWKAQVRLCQRYRMLAASGKPLPKLITAIARELVGFVWDIGRRMQPA